The Lutzomyia longipalpis isolate SR_M1_2022 chromosome 2, ASM2433408v1 DNA window ATGAACGTGTGTAGAGCGAAGGGTGATTCTGAGGGGTTGCTTCTCTCGgaatttttcctgaaaaataattttacccAGAAATCCCATAGGATTTTCGGGGAACACGGGAAACACCCATTTCCGCATTCATACACCCATATTGAATTATAAACTTTAATGTGTGCTGCAACCAACCCAGCTTGTGGTAGGATTAAAAGCATTAAAAGCTTCCTCAAAATTCGaggtaaaatttcaaaaagaaagaaaataacaatttaaaaaattcatagaattttccatgaaatattttcaattgcaaaCCGGTATTCGCGTGAAAATTCGCAaattatttcccaaaaaaaaatccgagaGAATTCCCCTGGTTGCGCTTAAGGAAGCAGGTGTAGAAGGGAAGGAAGTGAAAAGGAACAACATTAGGCATTTCTCGGAACCTTCTCCGTGACTCATTCACTAATTGAAGGACTACAAGACGACGAGAGCTCTGGCAAAGCACTTTAAGGGATATGTGTAAAGGAGGCAACATACCACCCCATTAAACTTCCACATTCTTCGTCCTTACACAAGTTTTGGTAGGTCAAATAGTGATGGCAGGCAGGTGATGTTCATTGATGTGAACACCAATTCTCTCTTCCTCTCATGTGAATCGTATCGCAGAAATGTCCTGGAAAATCAAACCACTTTCGTGCGAAGGATGAAAATCAATGTTTCtaggaaataaatttccaaccAGCAATGGTTGCATCCATTTTCAGTGAGATAGGAGTAAATTCTCGGGAGACCAGTAGACAATTCCACGAAGTAAAAGTGGTGTACTCTCGATTTTTTGGTACAATAAATTTCCCCGGAATTCAATTGGAAGCAGGCATTTTGTGTCACTTTTCATACTGATTGTTTTTCCTTGGAATTCTTGCGTGACTTTCACGTAAATTGCCCCCCTATATTGGGGATGGGGAACGGCTGGTGAGGGCACTTTGGGGTGAAATGTGGCACcaatattttgtgtgaaaattaatcatatttGCCAACAATGCGAGGAGAAGGAATTCGAAAGAGCTTTCGCCGAAACACttgttatttattgatttttttccgtcGTCTAATGGCAAGTTCAATGTTTAACCTTGACCTCATGGGGTGCCCCGGGTGACCGACCACGGGCAAACAAGGAATAGGTACGTGTCAAACATAAAGGAATCATCCATTATATTGTTATGTTGGTTGGAAAATGCGGTGGGTTTTATATAATACAAATGCCTAATTAACATTCTTATACGGATTTGTAAagatgaatttgaattaagggatggtcacgttattttggaaactctacaggaacaaaatggccaaaatgtgagaatttcacataatttttttgagcacaaaaatttctttttctaaatcGAAATTACTGAAATCTCatcaatatttggccatttaacaagagtacaagcaaatttcgaatttttggtttcaaaattagcttgaaaatcgcttttgaaagtccccgagtttccaaaataacgtgaccatcccttacaTGTTCATAATacgaaaaattggaaaaattcatgatgtgttatatcataaaaattttagtattaaaacaaaattaatagaaggctaaaaaaagttattccgCAATTTACTAAAGaaagtaggaaaaaaaaatttttcaagcagAGAAcgagcttaaaaattaaaattaaaatactcaggatttctttttttaaacaaaaaattaaatgtttttaatcaacaatttcgcaaattcattaattttatgcaatatttttttacgaaaaaaatcaaactaaaTTCCAAAAGTAAAGCTTTATTATGAATAAACGGAATAAACTATCAGTAGGGGTAATTTGCAGTTGCCCACTCAGGTTGAACTTTTACTGGAATTCCTTTATCATGCTTACCTTTCATATAACAGGGGGGTATTGATCGTCTCTTTCGTGGAAATGCCTGAAATCATAAACACGGCCATCCCACCTTGATTGAGGGGTGTCGAAATGTTGGGATAAAATGTAAagtaatttcacaaaattccttttatcgcgattcaacaatattttatttgagtaatttctctctttcgttctctcaataaatatttcactaCATTCTAATAttgtataatttataattctcATCAATATAGggagaaggaaatttatttcttttttttattttcttctttaatctCATCGAGAAAGTCAATAAGTGATTTTCATTTCTGTATTTTGTTGTGAATTgtatctttttttcattttgataatATCACAGAGAATAATCTTCGTGGtttgtttttcactttttcttcctcttttattttaaagagttCGTGGATGATATTGCCTGATTAAATGAAATGTATCGGGTGTTCTATCTTTCCTGACTTTTTTTGGTGTCTCTAATGATGAAAGTTAAGGCAATTCTACTATTTCTAGGCAGTTCAAATGAGTTAGTGTTTCTGTTTATCGCTGAaacaattgttttttttcttaatctttccTCTCAAATACTTCACGCAATTTATTGCTACATGAAAAGTCATTCGGAATGTTACCATCttaaaaaagccaaaaaaatcctactgttctaaaatttttaatttctacgATTAAATTTGCGATTGAAACGCTAAAAGGGGACCAAAAAATTATGTGGCAACTTTTTCTTCGCTCCTCAATTCGCAATCTCTCAACCACATTCTTGTATATCTCTAAATTAAACCATTCCAAAACCTTCGGTACCCTCACTAATTGCAATGAGAAGAGCACGCTCAAAGTGCTCATAGCTTTCGTAGTCTGGCAAACAGAGTTGATTGAAACATGTGTGTGCCGTAGGGAGGTTTCCAAACGTTGGCGCTGCTGTTATTTGAAAGCGAGGATTCAATTCCTGCAAGAATAAATACAGAGCTTTGGTGAGCTTTCACTGAGCTTTTCGTATTCTGTGAATTAAGTAGATAGGGGTGGAATATGTATATGTACCTGAAAACCTCCAGGTGGAAGTTGAGAACAGCCAGTTGTGAACTGCAGCAAACGAGCCATTTCAGTTTGATTCCAGTTACTAATTGCAGCCCAAAACCAACCCAGGACACGGCGGAATTCTGCAGAATTTCCATTCACAATATGATGAGCACGGAAGTCAGCAATTGAGTATTCTCCTGTTCCGCAGAGGAGaagctacaatttttttaaattttgtattattttttttaaatgtgtaataattaaaattttaaaaatatacctCCAATTCATTCTCATCGAATATGCTTAGCAGATTATCGGGAATAATCCCATTGAGACCCTTGAGAAAACTATCAACCTCCTCACGTACATTATTGCAGAGACGCTGCTGCGCTAGGGCATCCAAATATTGACACTTTGTGGCATTTGTCACACGCACTTTGGCACCATTCGGAATCAATTCCACGGTTTTGCTCAATTGGCCTGAGGAGTCGTAGACCTCCTCCACAAAATACAACTCCAAACTATCGCTATGATCCAAATCCGTATCCAAGATGTATTTTATCTTTGATAAATAGAGATCTGGATCGTCTTGCTCAAaatactgcaaaaaaaaagaaaatcattcatcaaaaaatcatgaattaaaaaaaaatcaacgaaaaCATAAAGCTGTGTTTGTGAAAAGTTCTTTGGAAATTGGTGATATTCTCAATTTAAACTAATATTGTACCTTGTAATGAACTCTGAGTCCTATAAGTTGAGCTAGGAAGCTTCTACTGAATCTGGCACGCACAAGCTGGCGGTAGGATCCTCCGAGAGCGCTCTCATAGAGGCACTTTCCTACAACTTTACCAGCAAATTCGAAATGTTTCAGCTTAAGATTGGGTGGTCGGTTGGGATTGGGATGAACTAAAGCTTGGCGTTTATCGTGGAATGCACAGAAGAGGCCTCCGCGTGGATCAAAAAGGGCACTGCAGATCAATTCAAACCATTCTCGTCGCAAGCCACCCCAATCGATACCTTGCTCACCTTGGAATGTTACTTCAAAATTACCACACCAATCAGACACGGAAAATCCTTTGGTAGCCTTCATTGAGGACTCCAGTATCTTATCTCGTTGCACCTTGAGTGCCAATTTCTCGTGATAGTAGTGAGAATGGAATTTACGAACTTCGTGGTAGAAGAAGTCCTGCTTATCTTTGAATGTCTCCGATCCGCCGATATTCTTGAGGAGGAAATGAGTAAAGGTAGCTGCTATGACATTCCTATCGCGCGATGCTAATTCAATCTTTGGCTGAGAGCCATCATCAATAATAAACACCGATCCGTGATTTTGACCAGCAGTTTGTGGCAGAAAATGGAACTGTtgaatttgagagaaaaaatgagaatttttaaatgtgtcttaaagaaaatttcagcataaaaaaagaataactttggagctaattctggcaaaaatattttcttttcttttcttacaattcgtgagttataaggttttatggcattctcacaaaaaaaacttataaatttgtaagatctaaaaagtttcacagttcaacttttagaccacgtcgcgagaaacatttttgctataatagaaaagaaaaggttttggtattccggccgaattttttcttataacttgtaagaaaatcttacaaaatcatatGTTTTATAAGGACCTGCAGAggtgctttttcaatctttttgcgAGTTTTGTGTCTATAGAAACATGATTCATCGTCATTGTTGGCAGCAATTGACTACTTTGACGATTATTCTACATGAATCTGAGTGTTTAGAATtgttttaggttttttttaacacaaaaataatgtgaattatgtggaaaaaaattgaccatttttcgtcatttacgGCAATAAACGTAATTACTTTCTAGAGATATTTCCGTTTCATTTATATATTCCGTTTCACTGCCAATTGatgatttattggatttaGTGGATGAACATGAGGCATATGCCGTATCTTCACATGCATTAAAGGACATTTtccaaacaataaaaatcaaattgttaGAGtatgaaaaagaactttatttcAGGAGGCTCTGAATTTGGCtcgaagaatttaaatttccgCAAACAGACGTCAGAATCCGAAACGAGTGCCCCTGTATTCATTCTGCCTAGGAGTAGTCCGGGTATATCCTTCCCGGAAGCTCcagatgattttaatttataacaatttttttcaccgaAATCTAgaataaaaacgaaaaaaacttccttttattttactttgtaaaaaaagaaatagcaaTATGCGgggaaacataaaatattaccaAAATTCCAGAATAATCGATTGTTTTgtgttgataaattcacttaattttaacctctttttctttatttacataaacTTATTTCACTTCGTCTATCTTCGGTTTCACTTCGTTtgataaaacttaaattttaacagcGACATCTGTTTTCGTGTTCTAATTTCGGAGGTTTGTGTATGTGTTactataaaagaatgaaaaagaaatttttgtgggaatgccaaatcttacaaaatcccttgtaagacgaaatagatagaaaagaaaatatttttgtcagaATAAGCTCCTTTATTACCTTCGTGGATGGGCAAAGTCGAAAAGTGGCAATTCTTTTAGGgatgaatttcaaaatcaattccTTAATTGTAATCTAaaaatgaacataaaaaatattttaaatttacttcAAAGATCCTCTAtactattaaaaatattttctttatgttcagaagttaaaaatttttattacaaaaattatttacttacTTGCTTTGGACCGATGTAGCACAATACTTTCCGtggttttgttttaatttgcCCATAAATACTTATTAATTTTGCTTCATAGCAGATATTGTGCTTCCTGGACGCAATGTTTTTGTGCACAAGGGTGGTATCGCTACCTAGAATTGAATATAtgttaattattatttaattccttatttcttttgctctatataagtttgaaaattaaacataacgt harbors:
- the LOC129790045 gene encoding apoptosis-resistant E3 ubiquitin protein ligase 1 isoform X1, with amino-acid sequence MIIRCMKICCAILLSFLFTFSLGKFVLCLWDKFYTTEGDFALDVDTWLDQNDLGQYKDLFRQKGISSLSSCGDPDRLPELPPGDEKRLQRAALSLQQKLILREWLKEHRLQHHYSRLVGVEVVSLEDVYWLEDPRARQILGKDWSVWSEARQSLPTSKPQLETLKANLWSTVVKSSQHQDAWTWGGMLVVSVSVAGLVTLAAMTQPSLAPEARHSLLQYVTGKYLLPANCKVQFDWTDPHVVGETMCFTVRFYQRNGQPYPICDTDQFFVEVCQGTRKVVTLNSLGGTDPNNANIAKVKFTVRTAGQYKISVLIGSSHIAGSPFLKTFIPGKMDARRSRLIRPANTVVCSAGAPTLLHIEPRDEYGNACTFGNDDDPVKGYRIDIFDLSGQPAEKLSSALTMAYDKVNSRVTVTALFPEPICLKAIFNYEDQKLPNGDFDIIVLSSSDTTLVHKNIASRKHNICYEAKLISIYGQIKTKPRKVLCYIGPKQITIKELILKFIPKRIATFRLCPSTKFHFLPQTAGQNHGSVFIIDDGSQPKIELASRDRNVIAATFTHFLLKNIGGSETFKDKQDFFYHEVRKFHSHYYHEKLALKVQRDKILESSMKATKGFSVSDWCGNFEVTFQGEQGIDWGGLRREWFELICSALFDPRGGLFCAFHDKRQALVHPNPNRPPNLKLKHFEFAGKVVGKCLYESALGGSYRQLVRARFSRSFLAQLIGLRVHYKYFEQDDPDLYLSKIKYILDTDLDHSDSLELYFVEEVYDSSGQLSKTVELIPNGAKVRVTNATKCQYLDALAQQRLCNNVREEVDSFLKGLNGIIPDNLLSIFDENELELLLCGTGEYSIADFRAHHIVNGNSAEFRRVLGWFWAAISNWNQTEMARLLQFTTGCSQLPPGGFQELNPRFQITAAPTFGNLPTAHTCFNQLCLPDYESYEHFERALLIAISEGTEGFGMV
- the LOC129790045 gene encoding apoptosis-resistant E3 ubiquitin protein ligase 1 isoform X2, which codes for MESEINSIGMTMMRNSISSSSGISSLSSCGDPDRLPELPPGDEKRLQRAALSLQQKLILREWLKEHRLQHHYSRLVGVEVVSLEDVYWLEDPRARQILGKDWSVWSEARQSLPTSKPQLETLKANLWSTVVKSSQHQDAWTWGGMLVVSVSVAGLVTLAAMTQPSLAPEARHSLLQYVTGKYLLPANCKVQFDWTDPHVVGETMCFTVRFYQRNGQPYPICDTDQFFVEVCQGTRKVVTLNSLGGTDPNNANIAKVKFTVRTAGQYKISVLIGSSHIAGSPFLKTFIPGKMDARRSRLIRPANTVVCSAGAPTLLHIEPRDEYGNACTFGNDDDPVKGYRIDIFDLSGQPAEKLSSALTMAYDKVNSRVTVTALFPEPICLKAIFNYEDQKLPNGDFDIIVLSSSDTTLVHKNIASRKHNICYEAKLISIYGQIKTKPRKVLCYIGPKQITIKELILKFIPKRIATFRLCPSTKFHFLPQTAGQNHGSVFIIDDGSQPKIELASRDRNVIAATFTHFLLKNIGGSETFKDKQDFFYHEVRKFHSHYYHEKLALKVQRDKILESSMKATKGFSVSDWCGNFEVTFQGEQGIDWGGLRREWFELICSALFDPRGGLFCAFHDKRQALVHPNPNRPPNLKLKHFEFAGKVVGKCLYESALGGSYRQLVRARFSRSFLAQLIGLRVHYKYFEQDDPDLYLSKIKYILDTDLDHSDSLELYFVEEVYDSSGQLSKTVELIPNGAKVRVTNATKCQYLDALAQQRLCNNVREEVDSFLKGLNGIIPDNLLSIFDENELELLLCGTGEYSIADFRAHHIVNGNSAEFRRVLGWFWAAISNWNQTEMARLLQFTTGCSQLPPGGFQELNPRFQITAAPTFGNLPTAHTCFNQLCLPDYESYEHFERALLIAISEGTEGFGMV